The genomic region AGAGGCTCGGCAAATTATGCGGTGATGATAAAAACACGATTTTTGGGATTCTTGATTGATTCGGCAATGAGGGTGAGGAGGATTTTTCTGGATTCCCGATCAAGCCGGGAATGACAGCATATTAATTCCCGATCGAGCCGGGAATGACAGAATATTGGATTGCCAATCGATTTAGGAATGACGGCATAGTTGATTACCGGTCGAGTCGGGAATGACAATGTCCCGCTTTTCATTGAGTTTAGAGCGCGGATTCTCTGAAGCTCCCCCTTGAGCGGTTGAGAACTCGGCCGGATGTTTTAGTCGTCGGGTTTTCTCATCGGCTTATCAATTATATTTTTCGCTTGTGTTTTTCCCGGAATTGGATAATTATAAATAACGTTTTTGATCTTTAAGGGGAGGCGCCGGATGACGCCCGGAATCCCGTTGGATGAGAAATCGCTCTACGCAAAGATCCGCGAGGCGGCGGACTTCATCCTGTTGAAGACAAACCTCCGCCCGAAATCGGCGGTGGTCCTCGGGACGGGCCTCGGCGGGATTGCCGGGGTCATGGAGGTCGACGTCTCGGTACCCTACGGGGAGATTCCGGGGTTCGGCACGTCTACGGTGACGGGCCACGCCGGAAAGCTGGATATAGGCAGAATCGAGGACGCCGACGTCGCGGTCCTCGACGGCCGGTTCCACCTCTACGAGGGATACGAGCCGGTCGAGATAGCGGTTCCGATCTGGGTTCTCAAGACGATGGGGATAAGAAACCTAATCATCACCAACGCGGCGGGCGGCCTCAATCCTCTCTTTCTCCCCGGAGAGATCATGGTCATCAACGACCACATAAACTTCACGGGCAGAAATCCCCTGATAGGGATAAATTCCGACAAGATGGGGGCCAGGTTCCCCGACATGACCCGGGCCTACGACAGGGAGTTCATCGAGACGGCCGAGGAGGAGGCGTTATCTCTCGGCATAAGGTTGAACAGGGGGGTCTACATCGGAATCCTCGGGCCGAGCCTCGAAACCCCGGCTGAGACGAGGATGCTAAAGGCTTTGGGGGGGGACGCCACGGGGATGTCCACGATAATGGAGGTCATCGCGGCGGTGAAGGCCGGAATCAGGGTCCTGGGCCTCTCGGTGATATCCAACGTCAACCTGCCGGACGCCATGAAGCCGATCCTTCTGGAGGACGTCATCTCCGGGGCGGAGGCGGCGGGGCCCGACCTGATTAAATTAATATCCCGTGTATTAAACCGAATTGAGGAAAAGGGAGAAAAATGACGAAGGACAGCGAATCCAAGGTCAAGAGCGCGGATGTTTTGATTAAAAACGGCGCCGTTATTACGATGAGGGGCTCTGGAGAGGGCAAAAAAGGGGGGGAGATCATCGAAAGGGGCGCCGTTACGATAACGGGCGACTCCATCTCATTCGTGGGGGGGGGTGACGACGCCAAATCCGTGGAGGCGAAAACCGTGATAGACGCCTCCGGTTGTGTGGTCATGCCGGGGCTGATAAACGGCCACACCCACGCCGCCATGAGCCTCTTTCGGGGGATCGCAGACGACCTCCCATTGGAGACTTGGCTCAACGACTTTATATTCCCGGCGGAGAGCCAAAACCTCGACGCCGAGTTCGTCTACTGGGGAACGAAGCTCGCCATAGCCGAGATGCTCCTTTCCGGGACCACCACATTCTGCGACATGTACCTGTTCGAGGACTCGGTCGCCAGGGCGACTAAGGAGATGAAGATGCGGGGGGTCCTGGGTGAGGTTCTGTACGACTTTCCGTCGCCCAACTACGGCGAGCTGTCTCAGGGCTACGAGTATACGGAAAATTTCATCAAAAAGTGGAAGGACGACCCGCTGATTACGCCAACGGTCCAGCCCCACGCCCTGGACACCTGCGCCCCGGAGCTCCTTGTCAGGGCGGGGGAGATATCGAAAAAACACGATGTCCTTTGTATCATTCACGTGGCGGAGTCTCAGGCGAACGTGGCCCATGTCAGGCAAAAGTACAACAAGACTTCGTTTAAGCACCTTGACGACCTGGGGGTATTGAGCGAGAGGTTCGTAGCCGACCACGCCGTCTGGGTGACGGACGAAGAGATGGATATCATGGCGGAAAAGGGGGTCAAGGTCATCACCAATCCGGAGAGCAACATGAAGCTCGCCTCCGGCTGGGCGCCCGTCCACAAGTATCTGAAGAGGGGGATTGTTGTGGGCCTCGGGACCGATGGCTGCGCCAGCAACAACGACCTCGACCTCTTCGGCGAGATGGACACCCTCGCAAAGCTCCACAAGATATACGATGCTGACCCGACCCATATGGACGCCCACACGGCGGTGAGACTCGCCACTGTCGGCTCTGCCAAGGCGCTGGGCCTTTCAGGGACCGTGGGGACGCTGGAGAAGGGGAAGAGGGCCGACATCATCGTGGTCGACTTCAACAGGCCCCACCTCACACCGGTATACGATCCCTTTTCTCACCTCGTCTACGCGGCGATGGCGTCCGACGTGAGGGACGTTCTGGTAAACGGCGAGATATTGGTCAAAGACGGAAGTCTTACCCAGGCGGATACCGGGGAGATAATCGCAAAGGCGAGGGAGCTCTCCGAGCGCGTCAAGAAATCCATAAAAGGGGCGGGATAGATGTTCATAAAGGAGGTCGACAAGGCAAAGGAGATAACGGCCGGGGACGGGACGAGGATCAGGGAGATCTTGTCGCCGAAGAGCGATCCCGTATCCACCCGGTACAGCCTCGCCCTCGCGAAGATCGCCCCCGGGGGGAAAAGTCACACCCACAAGTTGCAATCCTCATCGGAAGTCTATATAATATTGGAGGGGAGCGGGATAATGCACATCGAGGAAGAGGTTCGCGCAGTAAGGAGGGGGAGCGTTATATATATACCCAAAGGGGCGTTCCAGTTCATCGAGAACGACGGCGACGGCGAGCTGATGTTTTATTGTATCGTTGATCCCCCCTGGGATCAAGGGGACGAGGTAGTAATGGTATGACGGAAAAAGTTGATTTGATAATAAAGAACGGGACCGTCCTCTCCTTTGACGAGAATGACAACCGGTTTGACAACGGGGTGGTGATCGTAAAGGACGGTGTGATTGTCGATGTCGGCGAGCAGATCGACATCCTCCGGGACTACGATGCCAAGGAGGTTATCGACGTCGACGGCGACCTGATAATGCCGGGGCTGATCAACGGCCACACCCACGCCGCCATGTCGGCCCTCCGGGGATACTCCGACGACCTTCCCCTCGACCAGTGGCTCGAGCACATTATCCCTGCGGAGAACAAGATCATGGGAAAGGAGATGGTCTACTGGGGAACGCTGGTCTCGGCGGCGGAGATGATCCGATCCGGCATTACCACCGTATGCGACAGCTACTTCTTCGAGGAAGATGCCGCGAGGGCGTTCATCAAAAGCGGGATGAGGGCGATATGCGCCCAGGGGGTAGTCGATTTTCCCACCCCCCAGTGGCAGGACCCGGCGGCCAAATTCGATGTGGTCGAAGAGTTCCTCGATAATTTTCCTGAAGATGATAGCGGCATGGTGATGCCCGCCCTCTTTGTCCATGCACCCTATACCGCATCCCCCGAGACGTACCACAGGGCGGGGGACCTCGCCTCAAAGAGCAATGCCAGAGTTTTTACACACCTCGCAGAGACGGAGGGGGAGGTCGAGGATATCAGGAAGAAGTACGGCAGGACCCCGGTAAGACATCTGGAGAAGGAGGGGGTCTTAAACGAGAGCTTCACGGCGGTTCACGTAAACTGGGTCGACGATGGGGAGATAGAGATACTCTCGAGCTACGGTTCATCGGTGGTCGTGTGTCCAGGGAGCGGCGCAAAGTTAGCGGCCGGAGTAGCCCCCGTTACCGCCTTTATCGATGCGGGGATACCGGTGGGACTGGGAACCGACGGCCCAGCGAGCAACAACCGCCAGGACCTCTTCTACGAGATGGACATGCTGGCAAAGCTCCAGAAGGTCATATCCAAGGACGCCGCATCGATAAAAGCAAAAACGGTACTTGCCACGGTGCTTTTCTTGGGGGCCGAGGCCTTGGGCATGGAAGAAAAGATAGGCTGTCTTAAAAAAGGGATGGCGGCGGACATTATAATCGTCGATCTCACAAGGCCCCACGCAGCTCCCCTGTTCGACTACCCGTCACACCTCGTCTATTCGGCGAGGGGTTTTGACGTAAAGACCAACATCATCAACGGCCGCGTCGTCTACCACTGGGGGAAGGTCTATCCCTTCGACGAACCCGGGGCGATAGCGAGGCTCTTCGAGATAGGAAACCGGCTCATCTGATTTCAAGCTTGGGTCGGCAGGAAAAGGCCCTTATCTTCCCCAAGTTCCCATGAAGTTAGGTGTGCCGGGAGCTGTTCGGTTGGTTGATATTAGATATTGATCTCTTATAAACTTCCATAAATTATTTGGCGCAAATCATTCAGGCCCAAGATTCAGCAGTCGTCTCTAAAGCCAATCAAATTTTCGCCTCCCATTTTTGATTCAATTTTTATATAGAAGATAGGTTTTTATCGTTTTTGGCCTGCAGTCCTGCGGGTTATGCGGGGTAACCGTCACGTGTAAAGACGACGGCCCGGAGTTGAAGAACTTTTCTGATCTTTGTGATGTTCCTTAATAGAACATAAGGTGCAGCGGCCGCCTGTCGCATAAACCTTTCTTCCACTACCTTTCATATGAGATACGCATCTGTACGCAGGAGAAGGGAATAAAGGGATTTCACCTTTTCGGCGAATTTCCATTTCAAAGGATTATATGAGCCGTAACAGATTAGGGATTTGCGGAGACAAAGTTCCTCTTACACCCAATTCACAAGACCAAAACGATGGATTAGAAACAACAACCTCTTGTCTTTTAAATTATAATCCAACCGGTAAGAACCGGCGGCGGCCTGACAGGCAGGAACCGACGTATCTTACCAGACGGGGCCTGCCAAAACGGCAATATTAAGGGCAATTCGGGAGAACTGACAGACAAAAAACCGGGGGCAGCTACCAGACGAGGGGGATGAGCCGATGCCGCGTCTCTTTCGCGTATTCGCTGTAGCCGGAAAGCTCGCCCTTCAACATACGATCCTCAAGATCGGTTCTTACCATAACCGTGATCGCGAAAACCGAGGAAGGCACGAGACCCCACCAGGAGCCGAGTATGAAGGGAACACCGAGTAACACGAGGATAAAACCCAGGTAGCCGGGGTGTCTCACGATCCCGTAAGGGCCGGACGTGAAAACCCTTTGGTTTCTGTCCTCCTGGATGCGGACCGACGCCTCAAAGTGGGGGTTTGCTACCATCGACCAGAGCGTAAAAGAGATGCCCAAAACCCATATCACGGCGCCGAAGACAACAAATCCGAGAGACATACCGCTCCATTCAAATCTCACCGCGTCGAGGCCGCAGACGATCTGGATCAAAAAAGAGAGCGGCACAAATGAAATCAATATGACCTTGTCGAAGGTCTTGGTGTTCTTTTTTACCCTGCCCCGTTGATTCAAAAGCCCGGGATTTTTCGTCATCAAAAGCCCCACGTATGTTACGTGGTATAGGAGTCTCATCCCAATATAGATCCACGCGTTTATCCAGCCTATTGTGCCAGATGAGACGAGCAGGACAAAAAGCCCTAAAATAGGCCTAATGAATCCCCTGACAATCCCCCTGACGCCATCGCGGTTCAACCGGACATTTCCCGTCATCAATTTATCGATCTTCAAATCAGACATCGGCGCACATAGCAATTCAGAAATCGGTACATAAGACTAATGTATTAAAAATGAGCTTGGACTATTTACAAAAACGCGTAAGAGATAATTGAGCCGTCTCGGGAAACGAACTGTAAGAATTACACAACCGTCTTGCTTTTAAGACGTTTCGGCCTGTCGAATTATTTCTTTGCCTTGCAGGTGTTAATGCCGAATGGAAGATACGCCGGGCAGAACCCGACCGCCGCGGTCAGAACCGGCACCAGGCCTATCAATCCCCACCAGCTCTTGAACCAATAACCCAGGGCCAATATGACGATACCTATGACGATCCTTGCGATTCTATCGGCCTTTCCAATGTTCTTTTTCATTTTTTGTCCCCCTTTGAGTTATGACTATATGCTTATATGTTTCTTATTATAACGGTTATCGGCGAAATATTCCACTAAAAATCCTTTTCATTTTTATAGTTTTTTTCTTTTAAAAAGTTAAAAATTACCATTGATTCTTTTGACTTGATTGTTTTAATCAGATAAAAATATCAATTTAGGCTGAAAATTACCCTTAAATTGCTGATATTTCTTGACAAAAGATTATAATTCTATAATATTGCATTGAAA from Candidatus Zymogenus saltonus harbors:
- a CDS encoding isoprenylcysteine carboxylmethyltransferase family protein, translating into MKIDKLMTGNVRLNRDGVRGIVRGFIRPILGLFVLLVSSGTIGWINAWIYIGMRLLYHVTYVGLLMTKNPGLLNQRGRVKKNTKTFDKVILISFVPLSFLIQIVCGLDAVRFEWSGMSLGFVVFGAVIWVLGISFTLWSMVANPHFEASVRIQEDRNQRVFTSGPYGIVRHPGYLGFILVLLGVPFILGSWWGLVPSSVFAITVMVRTDLEDRMLKGELSGYSEYAKETRHRLIPLVW
- a CDS encoding amidohydrolase codes for the protein MTEKVDLIIKNGTVLSFDENDNRFDNGVVIVKDGVIVDVGEQIDILRDYDAKEVIDVDGDLIMPGLINGHTHAAMSALRGYSDDLPLDQWLEHIIPAENKIMGKEMVYWGTLVSAAEMIRSGITTVCDSYFFEEDAARAFIKSGMRAICAQGVVDFPTPQWQDPAAKFDVVEEFLDNFPEDDSGMVMPALFVHAPYTASPETYHRAGDLASKSNARVFTHLAETEGEVEDIRKKYGRTPVRHLEKEGVLNESFTAVHVNWVDDGEIEILSSYGSSVVVCPGSGAKLAAGVAPVTAFIDAGIPVGLGTDGPASNNRQDLFYEMDMLAKLQKVISKDAASIKAKTVLATVLFLGAEALGMEEKIGCLKKGMAADIIIVDLTRPHAAPLFDYPSHLVYSARGFDVKTNIINGRVVYHWGKVYPFDEPGAIARLFEIGNRLI
- a CDS encoding cupin domain-containing protein yields the protein MFIKEVDKAKEITAGDGTRIREILSPKSDPVSTRYSLALAKIAPGGKSHTHKLQSSSEVYIILEGSGIMHIEEEVRAVRRGSVIYIPKGAFQFIENDGDGELMFYCIVDPPWDQGDEVVMV
- a CDS encoding DUF2892 domain-containing protein; the protein is MKKNIGKADRIARIVIGIVILALGYWFKSWWGLIGLVPVLTAAVGFCPAYLPFGINTCKAKK
- a CDS encoding purine-nucleoside phosphorylase; translation: MTPGIPLDEKSLYAKIREAADFILLKTNLRPKSAVVLGTGLGGIAGVMEVDVSVPYGEIPGFGTSTVTGHAGKLDIGRIEDADVAVLDGRFHLYEGYEPVEIAVPIWVLKTMGIRNLIITNAAGGLNPLFLPGEIMVINDHINFTGRNPLIGINSDKMGARFPDMTRAYDREFIETAEEEALSLGIRLNRGVYIGILGPSLETPAETRMLKALGGDATGMSTIMEVIAAVKAGIRVLGLSVISNVNLPDAMKPILLEDVISGAEAAGPDLIKLISRVLNRIEEKGEK
- a CDS encoding amidohydrolase, translating into MTKDSESKVKSADVLIKNGAVITMRGSGEGKKGGEIIERGAVTITGDSISFVGGGDDAKSVEAKTVIDASGCVVMPGLINGHTHAAMSLFRGIADDLPLETWLNDFIFPAESQNLDAEFVYWGTKLAIAEMLLSGTTTFCDMYLFEDSVARATKEMKMRGVLGEVLYDFPSPNYGELSQGYEYTENFIKKWKDDPLITPTVQPHALDTCAPELLVRAGEISKKHDVLCIIHVAESQANVAHVRQKYNKTSFKHLDDLGVLSERFVADHAVWVTDEEMDIMAEKGVKVITNPESNMKLASGWAPVHKYLKRGIVVGLGTDGCASNNDLDLFGEMDTLAKLHKIYDADPTHMDAHTAVRLATVGSAKALGLSGTVGTLEKGKRADIIVVDFNRPHLTPVYDPFSHLVYAAMASDVRDVLVNGEILVKDGSLTQADTGEIIAKARELSERVKKSIKGAG